A window from Enterocloster bolteae encodes these proteins:
- the mobV gene encoding MobV family relaxase: protein MPQYAILRFAKHKGNPARPLEAHHERQKEKYASNPDIDTAKSKYNFHIVKPEGRYYHFIQSRIEQAGCRTRKDSTRFVDTIITASPEFFKGKPPKEIQAFFQRAADFLIQRVGRENIVSAVVHMDEKTPHLHLTFVPLTKDNRLCAKEILGNRASLTKWQDDFYAYMVEKYPNLERGESASKTGRKHIPTRLFKQAVNLSKQAKAIERALDGIGPLNAGKKKEEALSMLKKWFPQMEDFSGQLKKHKVTIADLLEENKKLEARAKASEKGKLKDTMERAKLESELHNIQRVLDRIPPDVLAELKQQQQYGKDR, encoded by the coding sequence TTGCCGCAATACGCAATCCTGCGATTTGCAAAGCACAAGGGCAACCCGGCAAGGCCGCTGGAAGCCCATCACGAAAGGCAGAAAGAAAAGTATGCCAGCAACCCGGACATTGACACGGCGAAAAGCAAGTACAATTTCCATATCGTCAAGCCGGAAGGCAGATACTACCACTTTATCCAAAGCCGCATTGAGCAGGCCGGGTGCAGGACACGCAAGGACAGCACCCGATTTGTCGATACCATCATCACCGCCAGCCCGGAGTTTTTCAAGGGCAAGCCCCCAAAGGAGATACAAGCCTTTTTCCAGCGGGCGGCTGATTTTCTTATCCAGCGGGTAGGCCGGGAAAATATCGTGTCGGCGGTGGTTCACATGGACGAGAAAACGCCCCACTTGCATTTGACCTTTGTGCCGCTGACAAAGGACAACCGCCTGTGCGCCAAAGAGATTTTGGGCAACCGGGCAAGCCTTACGAAGTGGCAGGACGATTTTTACGCCTATATGGTGGAGAAATACCCAAACTTGGAGCGTGGAGAAAGCGCCAGCAAGACGGGCCGCAAGCATATCCCCACCCGGCTATTCAAGCAGGCGGTCAACCTTTCCAAACAGGCAAAGGCCATTGAAAGGGCGTTAGACGGTATCGGCCCGCTAAACGCCGGGAAGAAGAAAGAGGAAGCCCTCTCCATGCTGAAAAAGTGGTTCCCGCAGATGGAGGACTTCTCCGGGCAACTGAAAAAGCACAAGGTCACGATTGCCGACCTGCTGGAAGAAAACAAGAAGCTGGAAGCAAGGGCAAAGGCCAGCGAAAAAGGCAAATTGAAAGACACGATGGAACGGGCGAAGCTGGAAAGCGAATTACATAATATCCAGCGGGTGCTTGACCGTATTCCGCCCGATGTGCTGGCGGAACTGAAACAACAACAGCAGTATGGAAAGGATAGGTGA
- a CDS encoding VOC family protein: protein MNGRDVRIGASLLVGDIERMVRFYRDTLGFHTEWNGGDFAEFETASGALSLFMYSRKEFVKAIGEGYIPPKGINQTFEIALWLPSFADVDTEYERLSKLGLRFPTGEPITYPFGIRNFYVADPEGNLLEIGSTNET, encoded by the coding sequence TTGAACGGACGAGATGTACGGATAGGAGCGAGCCTATTAGTAGGCGACATAGAACGTATGGTTCGGTTTTACAGAGATACTTTGGGTTTTCATACGGAGTGGAACGGTGGAGATTTTGCAGAATTTGAGACAGCAAGTGGTGCGCTGTCCCTGTTCATGTACAGCAGAAAAGAGTTTGTAAAGGCAATCGGGGAAGGCTACATTCCTCCAAAGGGAATCAATCAGACGTTTGAAATCGCCCTCTGGTTGCCCAGCTTTGCCGATGTGGATACGGAATATGAGCGGTTATCGAAGTTGGGCTTACGATTTCCCACTGGAGAACCCATCACTTATCCTTTCGGCATCCGCAACTTTTATGTTGCCGACCCAGAAGGCAACTTGCTTGAAATCGGCAGCACGAACGAAACGTAA
- a CDS encoding helix-turn-helix domain-containing protein, with amino-acid sequence MALTIQERLKDLRVERGLTLEQLAEQTQLSKSALGSYEADDFKDISHYALIKLTKFYGVTADYLLGLTETKNHSNADLADLRLSDKMIDLLKSGRIDTALLCELAAHPDFVKLLADIQIYVEGIAATQIQNLNAWVDVARAEIVEKYQPGEHDKTAGVLKAAHVREGDYFSSRVHHDIDAIMEDIRQAHRGRSDSAPENTIVDELKQDLEEVANFKGSRAEQLLMVFCKQTKLRYSKLTEEEKQWLTRIVQKSELAKSYLPQRGKRK; translated from the coding sequence ATGGCTTTGACAATACAGGAACGCCTAAAAGACCTGCGTGTGGAGCGTGGACTGACGCTGGAACAGCTTGCGGAGCAGACACAACTCTCCAAATCTGCGCTGGGCAGCTATGAAGCGGACGACTTCAAGGACATCAGCCACTATGCCCTTATCAAGCTGACGAAGTTTTACGGCGTGACCGCCGACTATCTGCTGGGATTGACGGAAACAAAAAATCACTCAAACGCCGATCTTGCAGACCTGCGTTTGAGTGACAAGATGATAGACCTGCTGAAAAGCGGGCGAATTGATACCGCCCTGCTTTGTGAGCTGGCGGCGCACCCGGATTTTGTGAAGTTGCTGGCCGATATACAGATTTATGTGGAGGGGATCGCCGCCACACAGATACAGAACTTGAACGCATGGGTAGATGTGGCGAGGGCTGAAATCGTGGAGAAGTACCAGCCGGGGGAGCATGACAAGACCGCCGGTGTCCTGAAAGCCGCCCATGTGAGGGAGGGCGACTATTTCAGCAGCCGGGTACATCACGATATTGACGCTATCATGGAGGACATACGGCAAGCCCACAGGGGCAGGAGCGACAGCGCCCCGGAGAATACCATTGTGGACGAACTCAAGCAGGATTTGGAGGAAGTGGCGAACTTCAAGGGCAGCCGTGCGGAACAACTGCTGATGGTGTTCTGCAAGCAGACAAAGCTGCGGTACAGTAAGCTGACTGAGGAAGAAAAGCAATGGCTGACCCGGATTGTCCAAAAATCCGAATTGGCAAAAAGCTATTTGCCGCAGAGAGGTAAGAGAAAATAG
- the tnpA gene encoding IS200/IS605 family transposase encodes MVFAPKYRRQVIYKDIKADVGQILGTLCRRKGIGIIEAQCMPDHIHMLVSIPLKYAVSEVVGYLKGKSSLMIFEKHANLKYKYGNRHFWCRGYYVDTVGKNTAAINAYIQNQIKEDLEYDQMSLVEYIDPFTGEPVKKNKK; translated from the coding sequence CTGGTTTTTGCACCAAAATATCGGAGGCAGGTAATATATAAGGATATCAAGGCAGATGTAGGCCAAATACTAGGGACCTTATGCCGAAGAAAAGGGATTGGGATAATCGAGGCGCAATGCATGCCGGATCATATCCATATGCTGGTAAGTATTCCGCTCAAATATGCTGTGTCAGAGGTAGTGGGATATCTCAAAGGAAAAAGTTCACTTATGATATTCGAGAAGCATGCGAACCTAAAGTATAAGTACGGAAATCGTCATTTCTGGTGCCGTGGATATTACGTGGACACAGTAGGGAAGAACACAGCGGCCATAAATGCATATATACAAAATCAGATAAAGGAAGATTTAGAATATGATCAGATGTCGTTAGTAGAGTACATTGACCCGTTTACGGGTGAGCCGGTGAAGAAAAACAAGAAGTAA
- a CDS encoding recombinase family protein: MNNRIDAIYARQSVDKKDSISIESQIEFCKYELKGGNCKEYTDKGYSGKNTDRPKFQELVRDIKRGLIAKVVVYKLDRISRSILDFANMMELFQQYNVEFVSSTEKFDTSTPMGRAMLNICIVFAQLERETIQKRVTDAYYSRSQRGFKMGGKAPYGFHTEPIKMEGINTKKLVVNPEEAANIRLMFEMYTDPATSYGDITRYFAEQGILFYGKELIRPTLAQMLRNPVYVQADLDVYEFFKSQGTVLVNDAADFTGMNGCYLYQGRDVKPDKLHNLKDQMLVLAPHEGIVPSETWLACRKKLMNNMKIQSARKATHTWLAGKIKCGNCGYALMSIVNRVGRQYLRCTKRLDNKSCVGCGKIYTAELETVVYQQMVKKLESHKTLTGRKKAAKANPKIAALQVELAHVDGEIEKLVDSLTGANNVLLSYVNVKIAELDGRKQELVKRIANLTVEALSPEQVSQISGYLDTWDRVFFDDKRRVVDLMITTVAATSEALNITWKI; this comes from the coding sequence ATGAACAATCGGATAGACGCAATCTATGCAAGACAATCGGTTGACAAGAAGGACAGCATTTCCATTGAAAGCCAGATTGAGTTTTGCAAATACGAACTGAAAGGCGGTAACTGCAAGGAATACACAGACAAGGGGTACAGCGGCAAGAACACAGACCGCCCGAAATTTCAAGAGTTGGTGCGGGACATTAAGCGGGGCTTGATTGCTAAGGTCGTTGTATACAAACTTGACCGTATCAGCCGTTCCATTCTGGACTTTGCCAACATGATGGAACTGTTCCAGCAGTACAACGTGGAGTTTGTGTCCTCCACGGAAAAGTTTGATACCTCCACCCCTATGGGGCGGGCCATGCTGAATATCTGTATCGTGTTTGCCCAGCTTGAACGGGAAACGATACAGAAGCGGGTGACGGACGCTTACTACTCCCGCAGTCAGAGGGGCTTCAAGATGGGCGGAAAAGCCCCCTACGGCTTCCATACGGAGCCTATCAAGATGGAGGGTATCAACACAAAGAAGCTGGTGGTAAACCCGGAGGAAGCGGCCAATATCCGGCTGATGTTTGAGATGTACACAGACCCGGCAACCTCCTATGGGGACATCACCCGGTACTTTGCTGAACAAGGCATTTTGTTTTACGGCAAGGAACTGATACGCCCCACGCTGGCGCAGATGTTACGCAACCCCGTCTATGTGCAGGCAGACCTTGACGTGTACGAGTTTTTCAAAAGTCAGGGGACGGTGCTCGTCAATGACGCCGCTGACTTTACGGGCATGAACGGGTGCTATCTGTATCAGGGGCGGGACGTGAAGCCGGACAAGCTGCACAATCTCAAAGACCAAATGCTGGTGCTTGCTCCCCATGAGGGGATTGTCCCGTCGGAAACATGGCTGGCGTGCCGCAAGAAGCTGATGAACAACATGAAAATCCAGTCCGCCCGGAAAGCCACACACACATGGCTGGCGGGGAAAATCAAGTGCGGGAACTGCGGCTATGCTCTTATGAGTATCGTCAACCGGGTAGGCCGTCAATATCTCCGCTGCACAAAGCGGCTGGATAACAAAAGCTGTGTCGGGTGCGGCAAGATTTACACCGCTGAACTGGAAACGGTAGTCTATCAGCAGATGGTAAAAAAGCTGGAAAGCCACAAGACGCTGACGGGCAGGAAGAAAGCGGCAAAGGCCAATCCGAAAATCGCCGCCCTGCAAGTGGAACTTGCCCATGTGGACGGCGAGATTGAAAAGCTGGTGGACAGCCTGACAGGGGCAAACAACGTCCTGCTCTCTTATGTGAACGTGAAGATAGCGGAACTGGACGGGCGCAAGCAGGAGCTTGTGAAGCGGATAGCGAACTTGACCGTGGAAGCCCTTAGCCCGGAACAGGTCAGCCAGATTTCCGGCTATCTCGACACTTGGGACAGAGTATTCTTTGACGACAAGCGGCGGGTGGTGGATTTGATGATTACCACCGTAGCCGCAACAAGCGAAGCCCTCAACATTACATGGAAAATCTGA
- a CDS encoding cysteine-rich VLP domain-containing protein, producing the protein MSKKLPEIERGPGGFLPRLKPGQKKRANALIRKTCCNYENGNCLLLDDGEECVCPQTLSYSVCCKWFRWAVLPQDKALEAEIFRSASVKRCVECGAALVPRSNRAIYCEACAKRVHRRQKNASDRKRRRETDK; encoded by the coding sequence ATGAGCAAAAAACTACCAGAGATAGAGCGAGGGCCGGGTGGTTTCCTGCCCCGCCTGAAACCGGGACAGAAAAAGCGGGCAAACGCCCTTATTCGCAAAACCTGCTGCAACTATGAGAACGGCAACTGCCTGCTGCTGGACGATGGGGAGGAATGTGTCTGCCCCCAGACGCTTTCCTATTCCGTCTGCTGCAAGTGGTTCCGCTGGGCGGTGCTGCCACAGGACAAGGCGCTGGAAGCGGAGATATTCCGCAGCGCCAGCGTGAAGCGGTGCGTGGAGTGCGGGGCGGCTCTTGTCCCCCGTTCCAACCGGGCGATATACTGTGAAGCCTGCGCCAAACGAGTACATAGGCGGCAGAAGAACGCCAGCGACAGGAAGCGGCGCAGGGAAACGGACAAATAG